A stretch of the Taeniopygia guttata chromosome 37, bTaeGut7.mat, whole genome shotgun sequence genome encodes the following:
- the LOC121468853 gene encoding myeloid-associated differentiation marker homolog has protein sequence MPAPCRPPSLLRCVQALSALLALALAAAPGYWLAGEGDGCLSAWALSFVFTLLLLLHDAFRRPPPRRDLPLALAAAAAMACATATVLWPLGHLRGHEGGQGRPRALRATATAASAVATLAYAAEVTRDRARPGEAAPYLATPSGLLKVVEAFLALLLLGLSAELGAASGPAALRWCLGIFCVSFVLGVLLVGGCLLGWGWCGWMRDPEGMRWGLGVYAGLGVVAYGAATVLWALYSFSEDMGGQARRPYGCPATCAWDRRVLVAVLSGLNLVAFGVDLGQTGRLVLLRA, from the coding sequence ATGCCCGCTCCGTGCCGCCCCCCGTCCCTCCTGCGCTGCGTCCAGGCCCTCAGTGCCCTCCTGGCGCTGGCGCTGGCCGCAGCCCCCGGCTACTGGCTGGCGGGCGAGGGCGACGGCTGCTTGTCTGCCTGGGCCTTGTCCTTCGTcttcaccctcctcctcctcctccacgaCGCCttccgccgcccgccgccccgccgcgaCCTGCCGCTGGCgctggccgccgccgccgccatggcgTGCGCCACCGCCACCGTCCTGTGGCCGCTGGGCCACCTCCGGGGACACGAGGGCGGCCAAGGTCGCCCCCGCGCCCTCCGCgccaccgccaccgccgccTCGGCCGTGGCCACGCTGGCCTACGCCGCCGAGGTCACCCGCGACCGGGCGCGACCCGGCGAGGCCGCCCCGTACCTGGCGACGCCGTCCGGGCTGCTGAAGGTGGTCGAGGCCTTCCtcgccctcctcctcctcgggcTGTCGGCCGAGCTGGGCGCGGCGTCGGGGCCGGCGGCCTTGCGTTGGTGCCTGGGCATCTTCTGCGTGTCCTTCGTGCTGGGCGTGCTGCTGGTCGGGGGgtgcctgctgggctgggggtggtGCGGCTGGATGCGGGACCCCGAGGGGATGCGCTGGGGGTTGGGGGTCTACGCGGGGCTGGGGGTGGTGGCCTATGGGGCGGCCACGGTGCTGTGGGCGCTCTACAGCTTCTCGGAGGACATGGGGGGCCAGGCGCGGAGACCCTACGGCTGCCCCGCCACCTGCGCCTGGGACAGGAGGGTGCTGGTGGCCGTGCTCAGCGGGCTCAACTTGGTGGCGTTcggggtggatttggggcagaCGGGGAGGTTGGTGCTGTTGAGGGCTTGA